From Bifidobacteriaceae bacterium, one genomic window encodes:
- a CDS encoding RNA polymerase sigma factor produces the protein MTAAKNRGPGPAGAAETSERAFADLFQAEHPRIQAYLLRRCLDPELARDLAAEVFKLAWERGVEGSLPTPAWLFVTARNLLANAWRSGERARRAQAAVAAELSREPVAADPMGATDLQVRVRDALASLPAPQSEILMARYWDGLSGAECAALIGCSTAAVWMRLGRARAAFKARYSTLEDQS, from the coding sequence GTGACAGCGGCTAAGAACCGAGGCCCCGGGCCGGCCGGGGCCGCAGAGACCTCGGAGCGCGCCTTCGCCGATTTGTTCCAGGCCGAGCATCCGCGGATCCAGGCCTATCTGCTCAGGCGGTGCCTGGACCCTGAACTGGCGCGGGACTTGGCCGCCGAGGTCTTCAAGCTGGCGTGGGAGCGCGGCGTGGAGGGTTCCTTGCCGACGCCCGCCTGGCTGTTCGTGACCGCCCGGAACCTGCTGGCCAACGCCTGGCGTTCGGGGGAGCGCGCCAGGCGCGCCCAGGCGGCAGTGGCCGCCGAGCTCTCCCGCGAACCCGTGGCGGCGGACCCGATGGGCGCCACGGACCTGCAGGTTCGGGTCCGCGATGCCTTGGCCTCATTGCCGGCGCCGCAGTCCGAAATCCTGATGGCCCGTTATTGGGACGGCCTCAGCGGCGCCGAGTGCGCGGCGTTGATTGGCTGTTCCACCGCCGCCGTGTGGATGCGCTTGGGGCGCGCCCGCGCGGCTTTCAAAGCCCGCTACTCAACCTTGGAGGACCAATCATGA